The Polyangium mundeleinium genome contains the following window.
GGCTCTGGACGGCTCCGGTGACCCTGACGAAATGAAACGGAAGCGGAGAAACGCATGGAAACCAATTCGAAGCTCAAAGTGATCGTGGAATACGACAAATGCTGCGGCGCGGGCCAATGCGTGATGGTCGCGCCGAGCGTCTTCGATCAGCGGGAGGATGGGATCGTGATCGTGCTCGACGACGAGCCGCCGCCGGCGCAGTATGGGGCGGTTCGGGAGGCGGTCGCCGTTTGCCCTGGCGCTGCGATTCGGCTGGGCGAGAGCGCGTGATGAAAACCCCGTCGCGCGTGCTTGTCGTTGGCGCTTCCCTTGGAGGCCTCTCGGTCGTGGAGGCGCTCCGACGTGAGGGGTACGCGGGCGGGGTGACGCTGCTCGGGGCGGAGCGGCACCTGCCTTATGATCGGCCGCCGCTCTCGAAAAAGGTCCTGTCGGGCGCGATGGAGCCGGAAAAGACATTTCTGCGCTCGGAGTCCGCGGTGGCGCAGCTCGAGGCGGAGGTGATCCTCGGTGATCCGGCGGTTCGTCTGGACCTCACGGCGCGCGAGGTGCACACGGCGGCGGGGCGGGTGCTGCGCGCGGACGTGATCGTGCTGGCCACGGGCATCGAGCCGCGGCGTTTTCCTGGGCAGGACAAATGGGCGGGCGTGCACGTCTTGCGGACGATGGACGAGGCGGTCGCATTGCGCGCGGACCTGCTCAGGAACCCGCGTCTGGTGGTGGTCGGTGATGGCGTGCTGGGGACGGAGATTGCGGCGACGGCGCGGAGCATGGGCCTTACGGTGACGCTCACGGGGCCGCAATCGGCGCCGCTCGCGGGCCAGCTCGGGTCGCTCGTGGGCGGGGTTCTGGCCAAGCTGCATGCGGACAAAGGCGTCGAGCTCCGGCTTGGCGTGGCGGTGAAGGAGCTCGTCGGCGGCGACGACGGCCGCGTCTCCGGTGTGCTCCTGGAGAATGGCGAGGTGTTACCTGCGGAGATGGTCGTGGTGGCGATTGGCTCGCGCCCCGCGACCGGCTGGCTCGCGGGCAGCGGGCTCGATCTCTCCGACGGAATCGTATGCGACGCGCGTTGCCGAGCGGCAGAAGGCGTGTATGCAGTGGGTGACGCGGCGAGCTTTCATCACGAGGGCATCGGGGCGCGGCTGCGCCTGGAGAACCGCAGCAACGCGGTCGAGCAAGCGATGGCCGTGGCCGCGAACATCGTCGGGAAGGACAAACCTTACACGCCGGTGCCGTTTTTCTGGACGGACCAATACGAGACGAAGATCCAGACATTTGGCGTCCTCCTGCCGGAGGCCGAGGTGGCCGTGGTGGAGGGGGATCCCGAGAAGCGTCAGTTCGTCGCTTTGTACGGGAACAACGGCAAGGTGATCGGGGCGCTCGGGTGGAATGCGATCAAGGCGATACGATCATACCGGCAGTTCGTCGTGGATGGGAAGCCTTGGGCGGAGGTGGGGGCTCAGGCTTCCTGAGGTCCTTTCCTGCAACACCTGCACGAGGTTCAACGCCTGCAGGGACCCAAGGGCTGCGTCTTCTGCTCGCCTGTTTCC
Protein-coding sequences here:
- a CDS encoding ferredoxin; its protein translation is METNSKLKVIVEYDKCCGAGQCVMVAPSVFDQREDGIVIVLDDEPPPAQYGAVREAVAVCPGAAIRLGESA
- a CDS encoding NAD(P)/FAD-dependent oxidoreductase, whose translation is MKTPSRVLVVGASLGGLSVVEALRREGYAGGVTLLGAERHLPYDRPPLSKKVLSGAMEPEKTFLRSESAVAQLEAEVILGDPAVRLDLTAREVHTAAGRVLRADVIVLATGIEPRRFPGQDKWAGVHVLRTMDEAVALRADLLRNPRLVVVGDGVLGTEIAATARSMGLTVTLTGPQSAPLAGQLGSLVGGVLAKLHADKGVELRLGVAVKELVGGDDGRVSGVLLENGEVLPAEMVVVAIGSRPATGWLAGSGLDLSDGIVCDARCRAAEGVYAVGDAASFHHEGIGARLRLENRSNAVEQAMAVAANIVGKDKPYTPVPFFWTDQYETKIQTFGVLLPEAEVAVVEGDPEKRQFVALYGNNGKVIGALGWNAIKAIRSYRQFVVDGKPWAEVGAQAS